The Methylobacterium sp. PvR107 genome contains a region encoding:
- a CDS encoding cobyric acid synthase: MIQGTGSDVGKSLIVAGLARAFTERGLRVRPFKPQNMSNNAAVTADGGEIGRAQALQARAARVAPSVHMNPVLLKPQSEVGSQVVVQGRMVATVKARDYQAWKPRLMSAVLDSFSRLAEDADLVLVEGAGSASEVNLRAGDIANMGFARATDTPVVLVGDIDRGGVIASLVGTKAVIDPEDAALIAGFLVNRFRGDPSLFADGMRLISERTGWAALGLVPHFPDAARLPAEDVLGLAGSESRRPGSVTVAVPVLPRIANFDDLDPLRAEPGVSVVLVHPGTAIPAEAALVLLPGSKTTIDDLDRFRAEGWDIDLRAHVRRGGRVLGLCGGYQMLGRTLADPLGIEGAPRTVPGLGLLDVETVMTPAKRLAAVTGTSLPDAVPFSGYEMHIGMTAGPDAARPLLRFADGRLDGAVSADGRVAGTYVHGLFADDAQRAAWLARLGTASDGAGYEAGVEAALDGLARHIAAHVDCDRLLALAR; this comes from the coding sequence ATGATCCAGGGCACCGGCTCCGATGTCGGCAAGTCGCTGATCGTGGCGGGGCTGGCGCGCGCCTTCACGGAGCGGGGCCTGAGGGTCCGGCCGTTCAAGCCGCAGAACATGTCGAACAACGCCGCCGTCACCGCCGACGGTGGCGAGATCGGCCGGGCGCAGGCGCTCCAGGCCCGGGCCGCCCGGGTGGCGCCCTCCGTGCACATGAACCCGGTCCTGCTGAAGCCGCAGAGCGAGGTCGGCTCCCAGGTGGTGGTGCAGGGCCGGATGGTCGCGACCGTGAAGGCGCGCGACTACCAGGCCTGGAAGCCCCGGCTAATGTCCGCCGTCCTGGACAGTTTCTCACGCCTCGCGGAAGACGCCGATCTCGTCCTCGTCGAGGGCGCGGGCTCGGCCTCCGAGGTGAACCTGCGCGCGGGCGACATCGCCAATATGGGCTTCGCCCGGGCCACCGACACGCCGGTGGTGCTGGTCGGCGACATCGACCGGGGCGGGGTGATCGCGAGCCTCGTCGGCACGAAGGCCGTGATCGATCCCGAGGACGCCGCGCTGATCGCCGGCTTCCTCGTCAACCGCTTCCGCGGCGATCCGAGCCTGTTCGCCGACGGCATGCGGCTGATCTCCGAGAGGACCGGCTGGGCGGCGCTCGGCCTTGTGCCCCACTTCCCCGACGCCGCACGCCTGCCGGCCGAGGACGTCCTGGGGCTCGCGGGCTCGGAATCGCGCCGGCCCGGTTCCGTCACGGTGGCGGTGCCGGTGCTGCCGCGCATCGCCAATTTCGACGATCTCGATCCGCTTCGGGCCGAGCCCGGCGTGTCGGTGGTGCTGGTCCATCCGGGGACGGCGATCCCCGCGGAGGCTGCCCTGGTGCTGCTGCCGGGCTCGAAGACCACCATCGACGACCTCGACCGGTTCCGTGCCGAGGGCTGGGACATCGACCTGCGCGCCCATGTTCGGCGGGGCGGCCGGGTGCTCGGCCTGTGCGGCGGCTATCAAATGCTCGGGCGCACGCTCGCCGATCCGCTCGGGATCGAGGGCGCGCCGCGGACGGTGCCGGGCCTGGGGCTCCTCGACGTCGAGACCGTGATGACCCCGGCCAAGCGCCTCGCCGCGGTCACCGGCACGAGCCTGCCCGATGCCGTGCCGTTCTCGGGCTATGAGATGCATATCGGCATGACCGCGGGTCCCGACGCGGCCCGCCCCTTGCTGCGCTTCGCCGACGGGCGCCTGGACGGGGCGGTCTCGGCGGACGGGCGCGTGGCCGGAACCTATGTCCACGGCCTGTTCGCCGACGACGCCCAGCGGGCGGCCTGGCTCGCGCGCCTCGGGACGGCCTCGGACGGCGCCGGCTACGAGGCCGGCGTCGAGGCGGCGCTCGACGGCCTCGCGCGACACATCGCGGCCCATGTCGACTGCGACCGCCTGCTGGCGCTTGCCCGGTAG
- a CDS encoding MFS transporter, which translates to MPPTPSPVGEDLAASTVRTVTLRLMPLLGLLYLIAYIDRQNVSYAKLEMVGSLGLSETAYGLGASLFFIGYFLFEVPANVFLERVGARIWFARIMITWGIVTVLLGFTQGTTMFYVLRFLLGVAEAGFFPGVLFALTLWFPQGHRARMIGWFMIASAIANAIGAAIGGALLGLDGLLGLQGWQWVFLATGAPAILMAAVVLVVLPDGPETAPWLSQTQRDWLARTLRAEREDGGHVDHGNPFAALLDRRVLMLAGVYVSLPLAAYGLGYWLPTVVKGFGVSNLTNGFLNIIPWMATAFALWWVPRHAARTGAEGNALTWHVVGPALVGAAGLALSVVLPGNAVKFACLCVAAAGTFAAQPVFWSMPGTFLRGASAAAGIAAINSVGNLGGFVAQNAVPFIRDQTQSNLVPMLFLSACLAVGAGLMFVVLSALRRDAARRAVPTGARPA; encoded by the coding sequence ATGCCGCCCACGCCATCCCCCGTCGGGGAAGATCTCGCCGCGAGCACCGTGCGCACCGTGACGCTGCGGCTGATGCCGCTGCTCGGCCTGCTCTACCTGATCGCCTATATCGACCGGCAGAACGTCTCCTACGCCAAGCTGGAGATGGTCGGCAGCCTCGGCCTCAGCGAGACCGCCTACGGGCTCGGGGCCTCGCTGTTCTTCATCGGCTACTTCCTGTTCGAGGTGCCGGCCAACGTGTTCCTCGAACGGGTCGGTGCGCGGATCTGGTTCGCACGGATCATGATCACCTGGGGGATCGTCACGGTGCTCCTCGGCTTCACCCAGGGCACAACGATGTTCTACGTGCTGCGCTTCCTGCTCGGGGTCGCGGAAGCCGGGTTCTTCCCCGGCGTGCTGTTCGCCCTGACCCTGTGGTTCCCGCAAGGACACCGGGCCCGCATGATCGGCTGGTTCATGATCGCCAGCGCGATCGCCAACGCGATCGGCGCGGCGATCGGCGGCGCGCTGCTCGGTCTCGACGGGCTCCTCGGCCTCCAGGGCTGGCAATGGGTGTTCCTGGCCACCGGCGCGCCGGCGATCCTCATGGCCGCGGTGGTGCTGGTGGTGCTGCCCGACGGGCCCGAGACCGCGCCCTGGCTGTCGCAGACCCAGCGCGACTGGCTCGCCCGGACGCTCCGGGCCGAGCGCGAGGATGGCGGCCATGTCGACCACGGCAACCCGTTCGCGGCGCTCCTCGACCGGCGCGTGCTGATGCTCGCCGGGGTCTACGTCTCGCTGCCGCTGGCCGCCTACGGCCTCGGCTACTGGCTGCCGACCGTGGTCAAGGGCTTCGGCGTCTCGAACCTGACCAACGGCTTCCTCAACATCATTCCCTGGATGGCCACGGCCTTCGCCCTGTGGTGGGTCCCGCGTCACGCCGCCCGCACCGGCGCGGAGGGCAACGCGCTGACCTGGCACGTGGTCGGGCCGGCTCTGGTCGGGGCGGCCGGGCTCGCGCTCAGCGTCGTCCTGCCGGGCAACGCGGTGAAGTTCGCCTGCCTGTGCGTGGCGGCCGCCGGGACCTTCGCGGCCCAGCCGGTCTTCTGGTCGATGCCCGGGACCTTCCTGCGCGGCGCCTCGGCGGCCGCCGGGATCGCGGCGATCAACTCGGTGGGCAACCTCGGCGGCTTCGTCGCGCAGAACGCCGTACCGTTCATCCGCGACCAGACGCAGAGCAATCTCGTGCCGATGCTGTTCCTGTCGGCCTGCCTGGCCGTGGGCGCCGGCCTGATGTTCGTGGTGCTCTCGGCCCTGCGCCGGGATGCGGCGCGGCGGGCAGTTCCGACGGGGGCGCGGCCCGCCTGA